One Candidatus Methylomirabilota bacterium genomic region harbors:
- a CDS encoding SCO1664 family protein has product MPAGPTTLELLTRGEVDVRGRMPWSSNATFLVELRLDGVTAQAVYKPGRGERPLWDFPPGLYKREVAAYQLSEALGWGLVPPTVARDGPLGEGSLQLFVAADFEQHYFTLRENSAYHPTLKQICAFDIVANSTDRKSGHCLLGPDGRIYAVDNGLSFHAEPKLRTVIWEFGGESIPAAILRDLGRLMAGGLPAPLAELLEPAEQKALLARARALLASRRFPVDSTGRRYPWPLV; this is encoded by the coding sequence ATGCCGGCCGGACCGACGACGCTGGAGCTGCTCACCCGGGGCGAGGTCGACGTCAGGGGCCGGATGCCCTGGAGCTCGAATGCGACGTTCCTGGTCGAGCTCCGCCTCGACGGGGTCACCGCCCAGGCCGTCTACAAGCCGGGCCGCGGCGAGCGGCCGCTGTGGGACTTTCCGCCGGGCCTCTACAAGCGCGAGGTCGCCGCGTACCAGCTCTCGGAAGCGCTCGGCTGGGGACTGGTCCCGCCGACGGTGGCGCGAGACGGGCCCCTGGGGGAAGGGTCGCTCCAGCTCTTCGTGGCGGCTGACTTCGAGCAGCACTACTTCACCCTGCGCGAGAACTCCGCCTACCACCCGACCCTCAAGCAGATCTGCGCCTTCGACATCGTGGCCAACAGCACCGACCGCAAGAGCGGGCACTGTCTGCTCGGCCCGGATGGCCGGATCTATGCCGTCGACAACGGCCTGAGCTTCCACGCCGAGCCGAAGCTGCGCACGGTCATCTGGGAGTTCGGCGGCGAATCCATCCCGGCGGCCATCCTCCGCGACCTCGGCCGGCTGATGGCGGGCGGCCTGCCGGCCCCGCTGGCCGAGCTCCTCGAGCCGGCCGAGCAGAAGGCGCTGCTCGCGCGGGCCCGGGCGCTCCTGGCGAGCCGCCGCTTCCCCGTCGACTCGACCGGCCGGCGCTACCCCTGGCCGCTGGTCTAG